A segment of the Micromonospora sediminicola genome:
GCTCGGCGCCACCGACGCGGCCGGGCGGACGGACGCGCGGGCACGGGGTGAACGGGCGAGGTGGAAGCCAGCACCTGTTCGAGTCGATCACACGCTTCCTGAGTGGACAGTCGCTGGCGGGGATTGCGCTGCAGGAGACCGAGGATCGAGGGCTCGAGCGGCGGAACGGTCATCCGGTCCGGTGCCTCGGTGGCCAGGGCGGCGAGCGTGGCCAGGGCGGTGGGCCGGGTCCACGGCAGCCGGCCCTCGGCGGCCAGGTAGAGGGTCACGCCGAGGGCCCACAGGTCGGCGGCCGGGGTGGACCTCCCGTCCCGGGTGCGCTCCGGAGCGACGTACTGGAGTTTCGACAGGGTCGCCGCGGTGACGGCCGCCGGGGCGCGGCTGTCGAGGATAGACAGGCCGAATCCGCCGAGTATCACCCGGCCGTCGTCGGCGAGGAGCACATTCCGTGGGCAGATCTCCCGGTGCAGCACCCCTGATGCGTGGGCGGCGCCGAGAGCCGCGAGCAGGTGCAGACCGACCCGGGTGACCTCGGCCGGAGCCAGCGGACCGCCGGCGGCGACCACCTCGGCGAGGGAGCGGGAGGGTACGTGTTCCATGACGAGCCAGAGGCACCCGTCGGCGCTCACCACGTCCCACATCCCGGCCACACCCGGATGGTCCAGACTCGCCAGGGCGCGTACCTCCCTGAGCGTCGCGTCGCGCAGGCGCGACCGCTCCGCGTCGCTCACCCAACCTGGTAGGGCGATCTGCTTGAGTGCGACGTGCCGGTCGAGCACCTCGTCGCGCGCCAACCAGACCCGCCACGGGGTCGCCGTGTCACCGATCGGCACGAGCCGGCGGTACCGGCCGGCGAGCAGCTCGTCATCCACGCTGGTGATTCGAAGCGGCTCCCGGCCCGGATGGGAACGGGCGACAAGAAAACTGCCCGCGGCCCGGCGCCCCCGGGCTCAGCCGAGTTCGACCGTACCGACGAACTGCGTGGGGGCGTCGGAGCCGCCTCGGGGCTCGTTGGACACGCCGAACGTGCCCGCACCGGCGACCGGACCGATGACCGTGGTCGACGCCCTCGCTCCCTCGGCGAGTCGTCCCACCTTACGAGGCTCGCCACCCCGGATGAGCCACAGCTCGTAGATCCTTCCGCGGCCGGGCTCGGGCAGGTCGCGCAGCAGCACCACACCAC
Coding sequences within it:
- a CDS encoding serine/threonine-protein kinase gives rise to the protein MDDELLAGRYRRLVPIGDTATPWRVWLARDEVLDRHVALKQIALPGWVSDAERSRLRDATLREVRALASLDHPGVAGMWDVVSADGCLWLVMEHVPSRSLAEVVAAGGPLAPAEVTRVGLHLLAALGAAHASGVLHREICPRNVLLADDGRVILGGFGLSILDSRAPAAVTAATLSKLQYVAPERTRDGRSTPAADLWALGVTLYLAAEGRLPWTRPTALATLAALATEAPDRMTVPPLEPSILGLLQRNPRQRLSTQEACDRLEQVLASTSPVHPVPARPSARPRRWRRAAAATDPVPQDTIDTTALAVTTSTTRDRTTGWAFAGAVLGLLGVGTVVVTAAGAVVGAVRAQDGTPAGGLDGPAADAVVTTAPARPGHLCLNDAAGEAEPLREPTEPPPHAPPSGWAWHQDPAGFLIAVPERWTRHTEGTTICLRDPARTDAIAVDPTVRASAVPSKRWDVAERDLLETGALTGYQRISIGPIIRPGGAAEWEYTCDQPNGERLHVRRLLINDGRSRAYSLSWITQDSRWIRTRSVQQTALATFRLA